In Danio aesculapii chromosome 8, fDanAes4.1, whole genome shotgun sequence, the genomic stretch aagttcggagatatcatttatttactttacgagtttccctaaatgaaacggtgaatataaacatgaccatgaacatcttaataaaggtataaacacattaagggtgtttgtttgctgaaattcatattaaaatctgttttatttatattgtgtaacgtatatttataatgtttttatgcaaagTATaaattttgaaaaggggaaaaccaataaatcgttgtatgaatgctgtaatgtttagataatttaccatttaaaatgcatgaaggtcatgtgaccatcaggaagaaggcagcatctcatttctcagaggacgcggCCTCCCAAGTTCATTCTTTTGAAGAGAcgcctggcaagaccggtctccacaataACGctagtccgttctctgcattcttggaattgagaaacagtgtTGGTgtctagtcttgaacaccttgattagttggatcagctgtgtttgagaaaggttggagtaaaactgtgcagagttgcggccctccaggaatcgagttcgAGACCCATGATCTGCAATAAGTGATATTCATGTATAATAAAGCAGTTTTATTAGGCTTTTAATCTAATTTTAATGGTTACGGCTGCAAAGTTGTGATGAAAATTACTGAGTGCACCTTAAAGAACacttatttttaatcaaaaataatttgGTTAAATTTGATCAATATCTAGATCGTTGTATGAGATATGAGTATGTGTCTTGCATAACATTTGTATTGATAAACATGATGCACATATTAAACGTCAAAATCTTTACAAAACTGTATTTTCAGGGTGGCATGTGTATTTCAAAGATTAATTAACCTACGTCAGGAGTAAAACaacattaattcaattttttatcTCATTCTCCACACACACTTACCTAATACACCGCTATACAGACTGACTGAATGGTGTGAATATTGAGTTTGGCAACATGTCTAACTGAGAACTGAAGCAATCTCTCGGTAATCAAAACGCCAAGCACATGATGAGGTGCAAAGCATAAAATGGCCCCATCATTGTTAGCAATAGCGAGTGTCTGCTAGTAAATGTCATTATAggctaatgattatttttttccatcaaatctgaaatacatttccAGTCAGTGCTAATAAACAGAGCCATTTTCGCACACTCTTCAGTAAATAGTGATTCAACAATGCAGGAATACATAAGCACAGCTGCGCAGTTGTGTTCCCGATATTAATTACATATGACAGCTAATTAGTTTGCAGAAACAGCATCTTTGTAGCACCTGGCAGGTTTGGTTTgggttttattttcattacaatGCAGGTGATAAAATGTGACGAGCTGAAGACGAACGAGAGCGCGTATGTCACCTTCTCACACCTGTGTATTTTTAGAAGTGAGAAAACTAGGAAAAACCTCACCCTGTTAGCACCAAAACTTCATGCAAAAGTACATGCAAAAACTGATATCGTGTGACTGTGCTTGATGTGAGGCGATATAAATAGTGTGATGTGTGTATTAGCTTGCTTAGTGCTGATatagaatgaataaattatatgaattattaaCACATCTGCATGCTTAACGTTGAATTAAATTGTCTCAGAAtatacaatgcaatgcaaaagcatAGGATGTGTTTTGTTCCCCACGTCTGTTGGTCGTCTAACAATCACAACTGCAACCAAGTGTGCTTGGCATTGAAGGGTACAATCTAAAAATACATGTATCTTTCACAATGACAAATCAATAATACATACTTGTCATGTATGTAcaacacagtatatatatatatactgttgaaatGTCTCTTCTGTCTACTTTCTGTTGTGCAGCTACCACATATATGTTTTTGAGGTGTCTATCTGTGAGTTTTGAGGGTCAACGGCACCTTCTTTCTCTTTTTCCGTCTCATTCTCCCAGAGGTTAATAAGGGGCGGGTAGAGTTCATTCAGAGGAATGGAAGTGGTGTGTTGCATGTATTTCTTAAGTGAGTGATGGCAAGATTTCTGTTTCATGCGCCGTCCCATGTAGAAAACCAACAGAGCCATGATGCAGATGGCGAACATTGAGCCCATGACTGCGGCCAGGGCTACGTTGGTCGGCTGTGCCACCATCTCTACAGCAAAGCTGGCTTCTTTGGTGGTCACGTTGATGCAAGAGTGCTGGGTTTGCTCAGTGCCGGCCATAGTCAGGCAAACCTGGTACTCTGTGGAAGGTAGAAGGTGTGTGAGGTTGTACTCTTGGACATCTACGGGGACCATCGCAGTGTAGCTGATCTGTGGGTTGTCGATCTTTACAGTAGCACTAAGCCACTTGGGTTGTGCTGCCTCATGGTTGGAAGGAATGGCATATGGGTGCATCTTCCATTCGAGAACGACAGACTGGGCATGAACAGTTTTTGCAAAGATTACCAATGATCCTGTGGTGTTCACCACTCCATGATGTCCTCCAAAATGGTGTGCACCATTCCAGCTTCTCTTATCCACGTTCACAGAGACACTACGGGTATCGGCTCCCTCTGCGTTCCAAGCAACACACGTGTAGAGACCAGTGTCTTCAGGCTCAATGTGCGGGATCTCTAGAGCACCTTGGTCTTGCATCCGGTGCTTCTTCGGTGTACCTCCACCCTCGTTTGAGGATGGGGAAACAGCTTCAGAAGTGACTTTGTCACCGGTGGGTGTCACCCAGTAAAACTGAGGTGCTGGATCTGCCACAGCCCAGCAATTTAGTGTTAGAAGCTGTCCTAAGGTGACGTTGAGTTGCGGAGGGAAGGCATGCTGAGAAATCAGAGGCAGGCAGGTATTGCTTGCTCCATTCCAACTTGCAGACACCACGTCCTGAAGAGCTTGGCCTACAAGATGCTGTGGGGAGGCACAAAGAGTTATTTGGGGCTCCAGAACTTTGAGGCTTGATTGGTTGCCAAGGACGGGCCCCCAATTGTTGAGGCAATCACACCTGAGTGGGTTGCTATGAAGGCTGATTTCATCAAGATTGGGGAATGCAGATAAAATCTCATGGGGCAAAAGCGTGAGGTCGTTATTGTGGATCAGTAAGGTGCGCAAGCCACGCATTTTCAGAAAAGCGGCTCGGTCTATAAAGAACAAGTGAGGGTTATTGTAAAGTTCCAGTTTGGCCATTTGTGGTAAGTTTGAGAATGAGCCCCTCTCCACTGCCACGAGTTCTTCCATGTTGTTCAGACTGAGTTCCTCTAAATGGGGAAAGTCTTGGAAATCACCTTCCTGTATACGAACGATGGGATTCTTGTTAAGGTCAAGAAATTTGAGGCTTGGTAGAACACGTAGAGCTTTCTTTGGCACAGCTGTGAGCTTGTTATCAAAAAACGAGAGGCTTTCGAGATACTCTAATCCCTGGAAAGCTCCCTCGGGTATTTCCCTGAGCCTCATTCCAGCGAGAACCAAACTGTGCAATTTAGTGAGGGGGTGAAAATTCATGTCTTGAAGCCCAAGAATTGGGTTTTCTCCTATCATTAGGATCTCAAGGTTAGGCAGGGATTCAAACCAATGGCTATCTATTGCAACAAGCTTGTTGGAGTTAAGGTGAAGCCTCAACAGGTTTCCCAAGCCTGAGAAGGCATTAGGACCAATAGAAGAGATCTGATTGTGATTAATATACAGCTCCTCTAAGCTGACTAGATCCTTTAGACACATATCAGGCAGCTCTTTAATTTGGTTTTCCTCAAGGTAAAGTGTGACCAGCTGCGTTAGGTTGTTTAAACCAACATCATGGATTTGTGTGAAGTGGTTTTGGGAGAGATCCAGTTCTGTGAGATTGACCAAGCTCTGGAGTTGTGAGGTTCCCCTGGAGATATTGTTGCTCTGAAGAAGGAGCACCTGAGTATCAACTGAGATATTCCACGGGATCCTGCTCAGATGGAGTTCGTTGCAGTCAACAGTCTTGGCTTGATGGTAGACTGACTGAGGCGTGTACCATGGGCGGGTTTCGCAGACACACTGCGCAGGGCAGAAGGGAATGGCAAGGGAACAGCGACACACAGCCAAAACGAAACAGACTGTGAGCAGTGAAGTGGAAATGCAAGTTCTCTCCATATTGAGTATCTCTAGAGCGCTGCGCCCAGTAGGTAGTTGACAGTATGAGGGAAGATTCCTACGAAATGGAAGACAGGAATCTTCTCATCCAGCCCtgcaaaatgaaaaagaaagaagatATATAAATCATGCAGATTATGTGATGTCAACTAAGTACAAATTACAATAATAGCAACTTTAGATgtgataaacagttgaagtcaaaattattagctctcctctgaatatttttttcttttaaatatatttcccaaTTGCTATTTAAAGGAGAGAACAGTTTttcttaacacatttttaaacataatatttcttttcacagtTTAATACAGGGTTTCTGCTTTAAGACCATCaggaatgaaatttcagacttatatagggctaaacgctagtgatttttttaatagcccagcagaaataaaataaattttcttGCCACACGAAGAAACAAattctaattaattattttagccacatattttaaataatgtgtcaattCAAGCAGACCCTGGttgtatatatgcattttttttcaacataacttaaaaaagcatttaaaaactttaataaactagTGTATGCACAACAAAATGTTATAATATTCCTTATAAAtagagttttgctaaaagtttGAGATGTATTGTTAATGATTGAATGTGTGTTGAGtgatcgattgggtagctttacataaaaaaggaaaattaagacccttttaaaatgatttaagaactacaagacaatatttcagtgcatttaagactttttaaggcctaaaattgtgttttgaaaatgtaaaacattttaagactttttaagactctgTGGACATGAAACATAAGAGcttatttcttttgtctttgccatgaagacagtccATAATATTTCcctagttattttgtaagatacaagtattcaacttaaagtgcaatttaaaggtttaactaggttaattaggttaactaggcaagttaagttaattaggcaagtcattgtataacagtgcttTGTTCTTTAGccaattgaaaataattaatttcttaagggggtttataatattgaccttaataaaaTTGGTATtgaaatagggctgggcgataaaatctgtatcgatatttattgacctaataccattgtcaatatcgatgaAAAAATATTTGGTATGTAGTTTCGGTATggagcgctatagttttattaaaatgtggctgctgagcacgcaccttggaagcaatgccaaaaAGCTTAGGGTGTCATTTTGTCATTTGCAATGGAGGCACGCGATTACACATGTTGACAAAGCCCATTGTAATGGTCAAGAAAACAACACgattgtcacttcaggtcagaataacaacacatgcgaaaatgagtgctgtatagcagcagtgaggagattgtgaatccaaaaggatgtaaggatgtcgccagagtggctttttggtttcttttcttgtgcatctcaGCCACTAGCATTcaatagtcattcaacttcacaatttgtaatgttgcagtatgtaggtgaataatgatggctggttcctttacgtGAAAGCTCAGATTATCattacttgttttgtttacagagtttgaggttcaCTGTATCAATATCATACACATCTTACAGATGTTAATCTACCTTTACCCTTGCACACActgtgtaacattttatttatcaagtttaagagtcacactttaacacttatgtttattttattatgaagagatcagatgtttatttttaatatttttgtttttgactattattatttgccttaataatgttggtaaattaaaataaagtcattaaataaaaaattcttaatattcctaaatgtgttgttaaaaatattcaataattatcgatattgaatgatatgaaacgtGATATcgtattttttgcaatatcgcccagcccttattaagaaataaaaccaGAATAAAATATTCCtgctccattaaacagcacttgggaaatatttgaagtgtTAAAAATTCACACAAGAGCAACAAATTTTGCCTTCAAATGTATATAGGCATCATTTGCGATGTGTACAATTTAAACAACCATCCTGCAATCTATGCTTTTCTTAAGATTACACGAATAAATCAAAGGATTTTTTTTGCACTGAGTACATTTCAAGAATTGACTTTTTGATTATTTAACACTTTGTTCCCCCTGCCACTGCTACCTCTACTAATTGATTATTCAGTCATCTCTCATTCTTGTCAAACTGTTAGCAAGCGAGCACCATTGTTCCGGCCTGCATGCAAAAATACACCTGCCAAGCACAGGGCTCTGACAAACACATGAAAGGAGTCACACATCAAAGGCCCGAGTGTGCTCCATCTCAATACCATCTTTCCGTAAATGCAAGTGCACCTGAAAGAATTGCACGATCTTGTAAACCATTGAGTGTAACAGCTCTCAGAGGGGCTGTAACTGTACGGGAGGAAATGCAAAATGAACACCAATGCAATAAAAACAGATAGCGAGCACTTCATCACACTCTAAACATCCGACGGACAAAATATCTTCAAGCCAGAGGCGTTCGAGATCTCAAGAGCACATTTTAGCCTCAAGCATTTTTGGCTAGTTTTTTAAAATCTGCTAACCACACACAGTCCATCATCTGCTAAACATCTAGAATGATAAAACCATATAGTTCAAAGCACAGTGGCGTTTGTATCTATTTTTCAATGTCACAACAAGAAAGAGATATGCCCAGAGTTCAAACGGTTTTGGTGATGGACTATCGTTTGATCTCCCACTATGCCAGGGTCTGTGATGCATTGCTCCCCTGATTGCTGCTCAGTGCTAATGAGCTGAATTTAACTGGCAGGAGGTGCAAGAGAAGAACCCAAGACTGTGAGCTGTTAATAGGTTTTACAGCATGACTCACAAAGACACgaaactatgaaaaaaaaaatcaaataatgcCACCATATGTTTTCTCAGATCTCAAACTGTAGTTGAAGAGCAGCAGCAATAATTAGAACAAACTGAATCCCTGACTTTAGAAAGAGCCGTGTTGTCAAATTGATAGGTCAAAGGTTTGTACTGTTAGGGAACAATGCTAATGCAAAATCTAAACTGCATCTCACTGTATAATTGGGCGTAGTGAGAATAGCAAGATGAATGCCAACAAGTTTGTTTATGCCAAAGTCTGATAAAACTTTTCAGTATGTTAATGCTAATTCATTTttctctacactctcagaaataaaggtccaAAATCTatcactggggcggtacctttttaaaaggtacatttttatccacctgtacagtacaaaagtgtaccttaaaggtactaatgtccacctgtacagtacaaaactgttccctaaaggtactaatgtccacctgtacagtacaaaactgtaccctaaaggtactaatgtccacctgtacagtacaaaactgttccctaaaggtactaatgtccacctgtactGTACAAAactgtaccctaaaggtactaatgtccacctgtacagtacaaaactgtaccctaaaggtactaatgtccacttgtactgtacaaaagtgtactctaaaggtactaatgtccacctgtactGTACAAAactgtaccctaaaggtactaatgtccacctgtacagaacaaaagtgtaccttaaaggtactaatgtccacctgtacagtacaaaagtgtaccttaaaggtactaatgtccacctgtacagtacaaaagtgtaccttaaaggtactaatgtccacctgtacagtacaaaagtgtaccttaaaggtactaatgtccacctgtacagtacaaaagtgtaccttaaaggtactaatgtccacctgtacagtacaaaagtgtaccttaaaggtactaatgtccacctgtaaagtacaaaagtgtaccctataGGTACTAATGTCCTCCTGtacggtacaaaagtgtaccctaaaggtactaatgtccacctgtgcGGTACAAAAGTGTATCCttaaggtactaatgtccacctgtacaGTACAAAAGGTAACCCtgaaggtactaatgtccacctgtgcGGTACAAAAGTGTACACTGAAGGTACTAATGTCCATCTGTAcagtacaaaaatgtaccttataggtactaatgtccacctgtacagtacaaaagtgtaccctaaaggtactaatgtccacctgtgcGGTACAAAAGTGTATCCttaaggtactaatgtccacctgtacaGTACAAAAGGTAACCCTGAAGGTACTAATTTCCACCtgtaaagtacaaaagtgtatccTTAAGGTATTAATGTCCATCTGTACTGTACAAAAGTGTACACTAAAGCAGTGGTACCCAACCCCCGGGCCGCGGACTGGTATCGGTATGTGGATCAGTTGGTAGcaggctgcacaagaaatcattaattatttctgttttatttatttatctgagtctgaaggatcttttaatttgaaaaatcttttattttgaaccGTATTCTCTCAGTTACATTACATGTCCGTCACTTGAGTCCCAAAatgtaacccacaagctagcaaaatgagtaagaaacaggcgCCTTaggaaagtttctttgtgaaggAGAAAAGGCTCAGTGAAGAACCCACAAAGtaccaaggaatggatccgcaacccatttgtcaacaaatcaggtgaattcagCAAGTCTGTACAAGAAgatcacatattgtgtcttttccgTGCACAAGTTTCTTATTCCCAATAGAGGCACGTGGCTTGCACAAGCATATTGGGGGCAACGCGCTCGCGGCTTCCAGGCCCACACAGTAGAAAACATTTTAACTTTCAGAATGCTGCAAGCACACCACAAGAACTGACCATTCAGCTTTATACTTCGTatggaaaatacacatttcagttGACTAATTATTTGagagaacacccaaacactgcagtgctttagatgaaacttgtatcagagttataGAAATGTTATTGCCCCCCATATGTGGCTGCAAAGTtcctgcagaagtataaatcagcctcaggctttaacagagcggggtcacatgactccacacgcagtagggaaagtaattgaaaaaattgtccTGGAAAAATAAATCGATTAAAGGTTCTGAATGCCTACCTAAAGGTACTAATGCCTGCCTGTAcggtacaatattgtaccttctgAAAACATTTCTGAGTTTGTTGTAGTGTTACTCAAATAGCTCAAGCAATGCCAAGGTCATGAGTTTGATTCCAGGAATGCATGAAGTGACTTAGTGCAATGCATGAATGTAATTTCATGAATTTATAAGGAGAAGCTACTTAAATCATTCAGATGGCCACATGGACAGGTTATGTGACGGTCTCAATCTTGAAAactagggatagttcacccaaaaaataattgtgttatcatttcaccctttacttgttccaaaaccAGTTTGAGTTAACCAGTTTTAACTCAAACTGGTTTTGGAAAACCAGTTttaaaccagttttttttttaacacaaaacaagatatttggaAAATACCGGCAACCGTTGATTtctatatttgttattttttctactatgaattTCAATggctaacattcttcaaagtatcttcttttgtgtttaacaggagaaaaTATACTCTGATTTGGAAAaaatcaagggtgagtaaatgatggcagagttgtatttttggggtgaactattcctttaacaagCCTTTGTAGGTGAATGTAAGAAACTAATAATAAGGCACCGCAATGTATCTTTGTGGTGAATTACTGGCTTACTCTGTTCACATTTATAACAAATAAGAGTTGTGTGTTCTTTGTCGGGTCACCACTTGATATTAAATCTAATATCTGGGTTCTGAAGAAAAAAACGGATCCAACCACTGGTATGTGACACATTTGAAATGAGCACTGATAAATGATGGAGCACCGAGCAGATGAAAAGCGACATTTATATTGAGCGCCAAATGTAACATCGCTTTagttcaaagcacttcacagaaaGGAAAAAAGTTTGTCTCTCACAAACTACACATCCTGGTTGCGCATTAAAATAAACCCAGTGATGCAATGAAGCGCAACGTCCCTTTCTGTTATATCATACGCAGAAAAAGGCACTAACTAGAAGAGCATTGGGTTTTATGAGCTTCTACAGGACTCAATAACAAACATCTGTTTTCTGAGCTGCTTCTCTGACCTTTACAAAAACATACTGTGGTGAAACCAAATATAATACCAGAGTGTTTTGTAGAGTCCTTGAATGCCTACACAATTTTCAGCGGTTTAGTaagtattttaccattaatttgTTCCTACAGTAtataggcatttaaaaaaaaatctttgttaaatCATTATAGAAACAGCTATGAGAGAATCGTAAcattacaaactttgatttgaagAAAAGAAATATAAGAAAAAGACGAGACAGAAAAAACTATAATCCCATAACTCATGATGCAagacaaaaatattcattaattctaagtctctatttcagaggttgccacagcggaatgaaccggcaactattccagcatatgttttacgcagcggatgtccttccagccgcaacccagtactgcgaaacacccatacacacacaatcacacacactaatacactacggacaatttagtttattcaatagtactcgattcctggagggccgcagctctgcacagctttGCTCCAACACTATTCAACACAGCTGATCGAACTAATCAAGTGTTCAAAAGAGTCcagaacaccttgattagttgcatcagctgtgtttgattagggttggagaaaactgtgcagagctgcggccctccaggaattgagtttgagacctattattcaattcacctatagcaagtttttagactgtgggggaaatcagtgcacccggaggaaacccacgccaacacggggagaacatgcaaactcagaaatgccaagtggcccagtcgggactcgaaccagcgaccttcttacagtGAGCCGACAGTGTTAACTGAGCTACAGTGCCGttcaaatatattaatatgtatgtaaaatataaatgtaatactcAACTTGTTAAATGTAGCTATAGAAACAGTATATTGATTTAGTTAGATAATTTGCAGA encodes the following:
- the si:ch211-180f4.1 gene encoding leucine-rich repeat neuronal protein 1 produces the protein MERTCISTSLLTVCFVLAVCRCSLAIPFCPAQCVCETRPWYTPQSVYHQAKTVDCNELHLSRIPWNISVDTQVLLLQSNNISRGTSQLQSLVNLTELDLSQNHFTQIHDVGLNNLTQLVTLYLEENQIKELPDMCLKDLVSLEELYINHNQISSIGPNAFSGLGNLLRLHLNSNKLVAIDSHWFESLPNLEILMIGENPILGLQDMNFHPLTKLHSLVLAGMRLREIPEGAFQGLEYLESLSFFDNKLTAVPKKALRVLPSLKFLDLNKNPIVRIQEGDFQDFPHLEELSLNNMEELVAVERGSFSNLPQMAKLELYNNPHLFFIDRAAFLKMRGLRTLLIHNNDLTLLPHEILSAFPNLDEISLHSNPLRCDCLNNWGPVLGNQSSLKVLEPQITLCASPQHLVGQALQDVVSASWNGASNTCLPLISQHAFPPQLNVTLGQLLTLNCWAVADPAPQFYWVTPTGDKVTSEAVSPSSNEGGGTPKKHRMQDQGALEIPHIEPEDTGLYTCVAWNAEGADTRSVSVNVDKRSWNGAHHFGGHHGVVNTTGSLVIFAKTVHAQSVVLEWKMHPYAIPSNHEAAQPKWLSATVKIDNPQISYTAMVPVDVQEYNLTHLLPSTEYQVCLTMAGTEQTQHSCINVTTKEASFAVEMVAQPTNVALAAVMGSMFAICIMALLVFYMGRRMKQKSCHHSLKKYMQHTTSIPLNELYPPLINLWENETEKEKEGAVDPQNSQIDTSKTYMW